One stretch of Hymenobacter chitinivorans DSM 11115 DNA includes these proteins:
- the gyrB gene encoding DNA topoisomerase (ATP-hydrolyzing) subunit B, which translates to MSETKEVKGGAEYSADSIQVLEGLEAVRKRPSMYIGDTGIKGLHHLVWEVVDNSIDEALAGQCDHIEVTIHPGNAISVQDNGRGIPVGINQKFGKSALEIALTVLHAGGKFDKNSYKTSGGLHGVGVSCVNALSTHTHVTVKRDGHIYEQEYTIGVPQYDVRQIGDTTERGTQVWFQPDPSIFDETLIYSYERIATRLRELAYLNRGIRIVLTDLRTPADGGEEQRDEFFSEGGVAEYVQYLDANRTVLMTRPVYVSTERGIPVEVAFQYNDSYQEHIFSYVNNINTHEGGTHVAGFRSAITRVLKAYAEKSGEVAKAKIEIQGDDFREGLTAVISVKVQEPKFEGQTKGKLGNSEVSGAVNQVVGEILNQYLEENPKEARVIVEKVILAAKARVAAKKAREMVQRKTVLGSNSLPGKLADCSESDPELCELYLVEGDSAGGTAKQGRNRAFQAILPLRGKILNVEKAQEHRIYENEEIRNMITALGVSFEKKTDEDDGSSTRSLNLDKLRYHKVIIMTDADIDGSHIRTLILTFFFRYMPELIEKGYIYIALPPLYLVKRGKEERYCWTEQERMAAQEEMGRGKPETVNVQRYKGLGEMNAEQLWTTTMQPDTRSLKRVDVDSGVEADHLFSMLMGDEVAPRRDFIEKNAKYAKLDV; encoded by the coding sequence ATGAGCGAAACGAAAGAAGTAAAAGGCGGCGCCGAGTACTCCGCGGATAGCATCCAGGTACTCGAGGGCCTGGAAGCCGTGCGCAAGCGCCCTTCCATGTATATCGGCGATACGGGCATCAAAGGACTGCACCATCTGGTGTGGGAAGTAGTCGATAACTCCATCGACGAAGCCCTGGCCGGGCAGTGTGACCACATCGAGGTGACCATCCACCCGGGCAACGCCATTTCAGTACAAGACAACGGCCGCGGAATTCCCGTTGGCATCAACCAGAAATTTGGCAAGTCTGCCCTGGAAATTGCCCTAACCGTGCTCCACGCCGGCGGCAAGTTCGACAAGAACAGCTACAAGACCTCCGGCGGCCTGCACGGCGTGGGCGTATCGTGCGTGAATGCGCTGAGCACCCATACCCACGTTACGGTTAAGCGCGACGGCCACATCTACGAGCAGGAGTACACCATCGGCGTGCCCCAGTACGACGTGCGCCAGATCGGCGACACCACCGAGCGGGGCACCCAGGTGTGGTTTCAGCCCGACCCGAGCATCTTCGACGAAACCCTGATCTACTCCTACGAGCGGATTGCTACCCGTCTGCGCGAGTTGGCTTACCTGAACCGCGGCATCCGTATCGTACTCACCGACCTGCGCACGCCGGCCGACGGGGGCGAGGAGCAGCGCGACGAGTTCTTCTCCGAGGGCGGTGTGGCCGAGTACGTGCAGTATCTCGACGCCAACCGTACCGTGCTGATGACCCGGCCGGTGTACGTATCGACCGAGCGGGGCATTCCGGTGGAAGTGGCCTTTCAGTACAACGATTCCTACCAGGAGCACATCTTCTCCTACGTCAACAACATCAACACGCACGAGGGCGGCACCCACGTGGCCGGCTTCCGCTCGGCTATTACCCGGGTGCTGAAAGCCTACGCCGAGAAATCGGGGGAAGTGGCCAAGGCCAAGATCGAGATTCAGGGCGACGACTTCCGCGAGGGCCTTACCGCTGTTATTTCGGTGAAGGTGCAGGAGCCGAAGTTCGAGGGCCAGACCAAGGGTAAGCTGGGCAACTCCGAAGTGAGCGGCGCCGTGAACCAGGTGGTGGGCGAAATCCTGAACCAGTACCTGGAGGAAAACCCCAAGGAAGCCCGCGTCATCGTTGAAAAGGTGATTCTGGCCGCCAAGGCTCGGGTAGCCGCCAAGAAGGCCCGCGAGATGGTGCAGCGCAAAACCGTGCTGGGCTCCAACTCCCTGCCCGGCAAGCTGGCCGACTGCTCGGAGTCGGATCCGGAGCTGTGTGAGCTCTACCTGGTGGAAGGAGACTCGGCCGGCGGCACCGCCAAACAGGGCCGCAACCGCGCCTTCCAGGCCATTCTGCCGCTGCGGGGTAAGATCCTGAACGTGGAGAAGGCCCAGGAGCACCGCATCTACGAGAACGAGGAAATCCGGAACATGATTACGGCACTCGGCGTGAGCTTCGAGAAGAAGACCGACGAGGACGACGGCAGCAGCACCCGGTCGTTGAACCTGGACAAGCTCCGCTACCACAAGGTCATCATCATGACTGACGCCGACATCGACGGCTCGCACATCCGGACGCTGATTCTGACCTTCTTCTTCCGCTACATGCCCGAGCTGATCGAGAAAGGCTACATCTACATTGCCCTGCCGCCGCTGTACTTGGTGAAGCGCGGCAAGGAAGAGCGGTATTGCTGGACCGAGCAGGAGCGCATGGCCGCCCAGGAGGAAATGGGCCGCGGCAAGCCCGAAACGGTGAACGTGCAGCGCTACAAAGGTCTGGGCGAGATGAACGCCGAGCAGCTCTGGACCACCACCATGCAGCCCGATACCCGCTCCCTGAAGCGCGTGGACGTGGACTCCGGCGTGGAGGCCGACCACTTGTTTTCCATGCTGATGGGCGACGAAGTAGCGCCCCGCCGCGACTTTATTGAGAAAAACGCCAAATACGCCAAGCTGGACGTATAA
- the ppk1 gene encoding polyphosphate kinase 1 translates to MKLFKSADLIRKSKYISRDLSWLRFNYRVLDMAKDTSRTLFDRLRFLAITSSNLDEFFMIRVGSLYNYLDYGKERVDYSGLRELPFRRKLLDFAHRFVNDQSLTYQNELKPQFEKSGFNILRMDELTELELKKADGYFKNTIFPLLTPMVYDSYHGFPLMMNQMLIFGVVTRTGPDSVMDNGHERLTFVQIPQNLSRFFELTRKDKVIFVPIEEIVRANLPKLFRNVEIVSADLFRITRNGDFTLEESDDIDVDFIKEIQVGLKTRKKGRVVRLEVENDASPVMMAVLKERWKIDNGNVFVINSLIDMKGLLQILKHPNFRGKSTRQPAPVTPLSLPDGAEENLFEFLKHHDVLLHHPYNSIEPVVRLLEQAAEDPHVLGIKQTIYRLADDSRVTAALLKAAENGKHVSVLFEVKARFDEERNIREGSRLEKAGCFVIYGVSKYKTHTKMLMIIRKEGEKVTRYVHIGSGNYNEQTSKIYTDVSLLTTNDVYGHDVSEFFNVITGHSQPDDYEYLITAPKDMRQQIIHLIREEVRNAKKGLPSGIVMKMNSLEDKELIDEFYKASKAGVPIRFVVRGICCLRPGRPGLSENIEVRSIVGDLLEHSRLFYFHQAGNPKVYAGSADIMVRSFDRRIEALFLIVNPQLKREAISILMLNLLDNQNSYLMREDGAYVRNRPAENEPIVNVHRDFYRRDEERLATATPEGLLHLLFQQVRRNKQEADDAAAAILAEEEANELAEACAEAQEDELEELTEQTAQEVAVVQALVEGEPDEKADFANS, encoded by the coding sequence ATGAAATTATTCAAATCCGCCGACCTCATTCGCAAAAGCAAGTACATCAGCCGGGACCTGAGCTGGCTGCGCTTCAACTACCGGGTGCTGGACATGGCCAAGGACACGAGCCGCACCCTGTTTGACCGGCTGCGGTTTCTGGCCATTACCTCGTCCAACCTCGACGAATTTTTCATGATTCGGGTCGGCTCGCTCTATAACTACCTCGACTACGGCAAGGAGCGCGTCGACTACTCCGGGCTGCGGGAGCTACCGTTTCGGCGCAAGCTGCTCGACTTTGCCCACCGCTTCGTGAATGACCAGTCCCTGACCTACCAGAACGAGCTGAAGCCCCAATTTGAAAAGAGCGGCTTCAACATTCTGCGCATGGATGAGCTGACGGAATTGGAGCTGAAGAAGGCCGACGGCTACTTCAAAAACACCATTTTCCCGCTGCTCACGCCGATGGTGTACGACTCCTACCACGGCTTCCCGCTGATGATGAACCAGATGCTTATCTTCGGCGTGGTAACCCGCACCGGGCCCGACAGCGTGATGGACAACGGTCACGAGCGGCTCACCTTCGTGCAGATTCCGCAGAACCTCTCGCGCTTCTTTGAGCTCACGCGCAAGGACAAGGTCATTTTCGTGCCCATCGAGGAAATAGTGCGGGCCAACCTGCCCAAGCTGTTCCGCAACGTGGAAATCGTGTCGGCCGACTTGTTCCGCATTACCCGCAACGGCGACTTTACCCTGGAAGAGTCGGACGACATCGACGTGGACTTCATCAAGGAAATTCAGGTGGGCCTCAAAACCCGCAAGAAGGGCCGGGTCGTACGGCTGGAAGTTGAAAACGACGCCTCGCCGGTGATGATGGCCGTGCTCAAGGAGCGGTGGAAGATTGATAACGGCAACGTCTTCGTCATCAACTCCCTCATCGACATGAAGGGCCTGCTGCAGATTTTGAAGCACCCGAACTTCCGGGGTAAATCGACGCGGCAGCCGGCGCCGGTGACGCCGCTGAGCTTGCCCGACGGGGCCGAGGAAAATCTGTTCGAGTTCCTCAAGCACCACGACGTGCTGCTCCACCACCCCTACAACAGCATCGAGCCGGTGGTGCGGCTGCTGGAGCAGGCCGCCGAGGACCCGCACGTGCTGGGTATCAAGCAAACTATCTACCGCTTGGCCGACGACTCGCGGGTAACGGCCGCTCTGCTCAAGGCCGCCGAGAACGGCAAGCACGTGTCGGTCTTGTTCGAGGTAAAGGCCCGCTTCGATGAGGAGCGCAACATCCGGGAAGGCTCCCGGCTGGAAAAGGCCGGCTGCTTCGTGATTTACGGGGTGAGCAAGTACAAGACGCACACCAAGATGCTCATGATTATCCGCAAGGAAGGGGAGAAGGTGACGCGCTACGTACACATCGGCTCGGGCAACTACAACGAGCAGACCAGCAAGATTTACACCGACGTGAGCCTGCTCACCACCAACGACGTGTACGGGCACGACGTGTCGGAATTCTTCAACGTAATAACCGGCCACTCCCAGCCCGACGACTACGAATACCTGATTACGGCGCCTAAGGACATGCGTCAGCAGATCATTCACCTGATTCGGGAGGAAGTGCGCAACGCCAAAAAAGGCTTGCCCAGCGGCATTGTGATGAAGATGAACTCCTTAGAAGACAAAGAGCTCATCGACGAGTTTTATAAAGCTTCCAAGGCCGGGGTGCCGATTCGCTTTGTGGTCCGGGGCATCTGTTGCCTGCGCCCGGGGCGGCCGGGGCTGAGCGAGAATATCGAGGTGCGCAGCATCGTGGGTGATTTGCTGGAGCACTCCCGTCTGTTTTACTTCCACCAGGCCGGCAACCCGAAAGTCTACGCCGGTTCGGCCGACATCATGGTGCGTTCCTTCGACCGGCGCATCGAGGCCCTGTTCCTGATTGTGAACCCCCAGCTCAAGCGCGAGGCCATCAGCATTCTGATGCTCAATCTACTTGATAATCAGAACTCCTACCTCATGCGCGAGGACGGGGCTTACGTGCGCAACCGCCCCGCCGAAAACGAGCCAATTGTGAACGTGCACCGCGACTTTTACCGCCGCGACGAGGAGCGCCTGGCCACGGCCACCCCGGAAGGCTTGTTGCACCTGCTCTTCCAACAAGTACGCCGCAACAAGCAAGAAGCCGACGACGCGGCCGCGGCGATACTGGCCGAAGAGGAAGCCAACGAGCTAGCCGAAGCCTGCGCCGAAGCCCAGGAAGACGAGCTGGAAGAACTAACCGAGCAAACTGCCCAGGAGGTTGCCGTAGTGCAGGCCCTGGTCGAAGGAGAGCCCGACGAGAAGGCCGACTTCGCCAATTCGTGA